One window from the genome of Plasmodium berghei ANKA genome assembly, chromosome: 3 encodes:
- a CDS encoding ribosomal protein L12, mitochondrial, putative, with translation MINKCRHLKLFLQISKAYNKRDNDTILSFRKIIPNNFNICFFQICRNRSFSTSTNNSTYDIFDKIKDSNNNTIPNDEIENKFTKKRKPSKKVLKLVDDILNLTLIEAADLCDMCQEKLEGNKQFNNGYFINRNPFPHPLSFFEASNVHQINGGINIPTSNITNASTNVENAIPDIKQTNEIGKTEEKKNQTKTTFNIKLEKFDVKNKINTIKEIRKITNVGLKEAKEMVESAPFYIQKNAPAEQADEIKKIFEDLGATIILE, from the exons atgataaataaatgtagacatttaaaattatttcttcaAATTTCAAAGGCTTATAACAAAAGGGATAATGATACTATATTAagttttagaaaaataataccaaacaattttaatatttgtttttttcaaatatgtCGAAATAGATCCTTTTCTACATCTACAAATAATAGTACTTACgatatttttgataaaataaaagattctaataataataccattccaaatgatgaaatagaaaataagtttacaaaaaaaagaaagccttcaaaaaaagtattaaaATTAGTCGATGATATATTGAATTTAACATTAATTGAAGCAGCCGATTTATGTGATATGTGTCAAGAAAAGCTCGAAGgaaataaacaatttaataatggatattttataaatcgAAACCCATTTCCACATcctttatctttttttgaAGCTTCAAATGTGCATCAAATAAATGGAGGAATTAATATTCCAACATCAAACATAACCAATGCATCTACTAATGTGGAAAATGCGATTCCCGATATAAAACAAACTAATGAAATTGGAAAAacagaagaaaaaaaaaatcaaacaaaaacaacttttaatataaaactagaaaaatttgatgttaaaaataaaattaacacTATTAAAGAAATTcgaaaaataacaaatgtTGGATTAAAGGAAGCTAAAGAAATGGTGGAAAGCGCCCCCTTTTACATACAAAAGA ATGCCCCGGCAGAGCAAGCCGacgaaattaaaaaaatttttgaaGATCTCGGAGCAACTATAATTTTAGAATAA
- a CDS encoding peptide chain release factor subunit 1, putative, whose translation MEVDRDANVEQWKIKRLIKKLENAKGNGTSMISLIIRSKDEVSRINKMLADELGTASNIKSRVNRLSVLSAITSTQQKLKLYNKTPPKGLVVYCGTVVTEDGKEKKMSIDFEPFRPINTSLYLCDNKFHVEALKELLESDDKFGFIIVDGNGALFGTIQGNAREVIRRFTVDLPKKHGRGGQSALRFARLRLEKRHNYLRKVAEVSTSVFITNDKVNVLGIVLAGSADFKNDLLHSDLFDQRLYAKVIKIVDISYGGDNGFNQAIELSGEALQNVKFIQEKKLIGKFFEEIAQDTGKVVYGIEDTLKALEIGAVELLIVYEGLDIIRLTTKNNVTNQTKTMHIFPHDEKQESLYKENNVELEVVEKILLTDWIINNYKKYGASLDFVTNKSQEGAQFQKGFGGFGGMLRYKIDLNLYDEDVDSDVELF comes from the exons ATGGAAGTTGACCGAGATGCAAATGTTGAAcaatggaaaataaaaagactaataaaaaaactagAAAATGCCAAAgg AAACGGAACTAGTATGATTAGTTTAATTATAAGAAGCAAAGATGAAGTTTCAAGAATTAACAAAATGTTAGCGGATGAACTTGGAACTGCTTCTAACATTAAAAGTAGAGTTAATCGCCTCAGTGTGCTATCCGCGATTACTTCAACTCAGCAGA AGCTAAAGCTATATAACAAAACCCCACCTAAGGGACTAGTCGTATATTGTGGAACTGTTGTGACTGAAGatggaaaagaaaaaaaaatgtcaaTAGATTTTGAACCCTTTCGACCAATTAACACTAGTTTGTATTTGTGTGACAATAAATTCCATGTTGAAGCattaaaagaattattAGAAAGTGATGATAAGTTTGGATTTATTATAGTAGATGGTAATGGTGCATTATTTGGAACAATACAAGGAAATGCAAGGGAAGTTATTAGAAGATTTACAGTTGATTTGCCAAAAAAACATGGACGTGGAGGTCAAAGTGCGTTACGTTTTGCACGTTTAAGATTAGAAAAAAGACATAACTATTTAAGAAAAGTTGCTGAAGTATCTACATCTGTATTTATAACAAATGATAAAGTTAATGTCTTAGGTATAGTGTTAGCAGGAAGTGctgattttaaaaatgatttattaCATAGTGATTTATTTGATCAACGATTATATGCTAAagttattaaaattgtagACATATCATATGGCGGCGATAATGGATTTAATCAGGCCATAGAACTTAGTGGTGAAGCATTACAAAATGTTAAATTTAtacaagaaaaaaaattaataggaaaattttttgaagAAATTGCACAAGATACAGGTAAAGTTGTATATGGAATTGAAGACACATTAAAAGCATTAGAAATAGGAGCTGTTGAATTATTAATTGTATACGAAGGGTTGGATATTATTCGATTAactacaaaaaataatgttacTAATCAAACTAAAACAATGCATATTTTCCCACATGATGAAAAACAAGAAtctttatataaagaaaataatgttGAATTAGAAGTTGtagaaaaaattttattaacagattggattattaataattataaaaaatatggtgCATCTCTTGATTTTGTCACAAATAAATCTCAAGAAGGTGCTCAATTTCAAAAAGGGTTTGGAGGTTTTGGTGGAATGCTTAGGTATAAGATcgatttaaatttatatgacGAAGATGTGGATAGTGACGTTGAATTGTTCTGA